A window of Neorhizobium galegae bv. orientalis str. HAMBI 540 genomic DNA:
GGCCCGTCGTCGGGGTGCGGCCATCGCCGGCCTGCGCCACCTGGATCTCGTGCTCGATCGGAGAAGGTGTCGAGGAAGATGCAATTTCCTCCTGGATTTCCGACGAGAAATTCTCAGTCAGATTTTCTTCCGAGATGCTCGACAGGCGCGGATCTTCAACGGACATGACTCTAACCCCCAATAAAAACTGTGCCGCAATCAACTCCGCCCCCAAATATAAAGCAAGAGTTCCTTAACCTTCGGGATATAGCCGGTTATGTGCGGGGAAAGGAATTGTTGACGGAAGGTTAACTGGGGTCCCGGGAGACGTATTAAAGCCACACATCTTGCCCCTATCGGGCTAAAAACATGGTTTCCAAACGGTATCTTGGATGATTGCTACAGGCATACGCTCGGCCTGATCGGGCTAGAGCCATCTCAGGCAACCGATTCGCCAACAGGAAGAGGGTTGATTCGGCCCGAAACTTTGCCTGGCCGGTGGCGGATAGGCCCAATCAGATTGGGTGCTGGATAAGCCAGGCAAGCTATAACGCGATGATTTTACTGGCTGGCATGCGGAGTCTGCTTTGGTGACCCTGCGGGCCCCGCTGCCGGAAACGATGAATGAACCACCATTCAAGCAACGCCCGGAAAAAAGCGGAATAACCTGCCAACTATACTATATTAACTTTTAATAAAATTTGCATCATCTCTCTCGGACTCCAGCCTCACCGGGTTCGCAAGCTGCGGTTTATGCTTTCGGGCCGAACCGCAAATTGCGGCATTCAGCAAGATGGTGGCCGCTGAGCGAGATATCGGCATCCTCCCGGTAGCCGGAGACATCCGCACCAATTCCCGCATTCGCCAAGGCGCAGCCGGCTTTTGGAGGATTGAGGGTCCAGAAGGCAGAAAGGCCGGACGCGACATCCTCGGCGAAATACGGATAGATCCTGCGGTTTCCGACCTGGGCATAATTCGAACGCCCGAACAGCCCCAGGCTCGCGGCGCCAACACCCTCCAGTTTCTGTTTGATCCGCAGCATGCCGTCCCTGACCGGCGGCTGAACCTCCAGGGCGCTCCGTCTTCCCTCTCCGTTATTGAGGTATCGCAGGACTGCCCAGAATTCCGAAGGCCCGTTCGTCATCAGGACGGCGTCCGTCGGAGACTGTGCCTCCCATGCTGCTATGATCTCGCGATATCCTCGCTTTTCGAATTTCAGGGTGTAATTCAGGCCGCCGGCCAACATCAGCAGAACAACGGCCGAGACGACAACCCGCTGTGCGATGGCATGCGCCTTGAAAACCGCATCGGCGTAAAGGGCAAGCGAGATTGCCAGAAACGGCAGGAAGAGCCCCAGCGTCCGGTAGATGAAGACCGGCTTGAAGAGCAGCGAGATGGCGAGCAGCACCGCAAGCGGCAACAGGACCAAGAGACCGCCGGGCCAACGTGCCCGGGATTCAGAAAGCGGCAGAAGTGCCACCAGCGGCAGCATCAGGAAGCCCGCAACGGTCGGCCACGGAAACTCCAGGCCGAGAAGCGTCAGCGTCAGATGGATACCGATCGTCGGCAGATCGAAGCCGGCTATACCCTCCGTCTGCCGGATTGCCCCGATCACCAGCGGATAGAGCGCGGCCAGCGCCACCACCACGTAGATCCCTACCAGGAACAGCAGATCCCGGCCGGGGGCGGCCCGTCTAAGCCGGATCGCCGCATGCAGGAAGAGGAAGAAGGTCACGAAGAACCCGAGCCCGTGGGTGAGGGTTACGGCAAGCCCGAAGCAGAGTGCCGCGATGAGCCGCCCTCTCGACGCATGGCGATCTCTCGCCATCGTCTGCAGCACGTACCAGAGGGCGATCTCCAATATGGCGAGCATCGGGTACATGCGGACATTTTCCGCAAAGAAAAGCTGGAGCGGCATCACGGCGAAAATGGCGGCTGCCCAGAGCGCGACGCTGCGATCGTAGATACGCCTGCAAGCCTCGTAGATCGCCGCGACGGCTGCAATGCTCAGAAGCGTGGAGTTGAGGATGTACCAGCGGTCGCTGTCGCCGAACGCCGCCCACATGTGCAACTGGACATAATAGAGCGGCGGATGCGTGTCGAAGCGCAACGCCGCGAATAGGAGGTCGATCAGCGGGCTTTCGGCCAGTGCGACGGAAAACACCTCGTCTTCCCACAGTGAGGCATCGAGGGTCAGGTTGAGAATTCGGAGCGCTATGCCGGCAGCGATCAGCGCGACGAGAAATATCGGAACGTTACCCCATCTCCGCGTATCGCCCGATACGTCCGATGGCTTTCCGCCCCGCGGTGAGGATTTCTCATAGTCGGCGGCAGCGTCCTTGCGCTTGATTGCCCTTTGATAGGCGGTTCGCACGGCGTCCATATTTGCACTCATGTCGTGGCACGCCGACGGCGCACTCTGGGACCGATCGAAACCAGATTGTCCTGCGGAGCCTGCGTGGTGAGGTTCTGGCGCACGATATAGATCGGCCGCTGCTTGATCTCGGCATAAACGCGCCCGAGATACTGGCCGAGTATGCCGATACCGATCAACTGGATACCGCCGAGGAACAGCATGCTGACCAGCAGCGACGCATAACCGGGGACTTCGACGCCGAAATACAGCGTCTTGAAGATGGTCAGCAGGCCATAACCGAAGGACGCGAGCGAGATCGATGCCCCGACATAGGTCCAGATCTCCAGCGGTACGCTCGAAAAGGAAGTGATCCCCTCCAGCGCGAAATTCCAAAGCCGCCAGCCGGAGAATTTCGACTGCCCGGCGACGCGCGGCTCCCGGACATATTCGACAACCGTGGTCTTGAAGCCCACCCACGCAAACAGGCCCTTCATGAAACGGCGTCGTTCCGGAAGCTGCCTGAGGGCATCGATCACCTGGCGGTCTACCAACCGGAAATCGCCGACATTGGACGGTATCTCCTGCGAGGCGATCAGATTGTGCAGCCGGTAGAACATCGAGGCGGTATGGCGCTTGAGAAAGCCGTCGCTTGAACGGTCCGCCCGCTTGGCCAGCACCACGTCGAAACCTTCGCGCCATTTCGCAATCAGCAAGGGGATGACGTGGGGAGGATCCTGCAGGTCGACATCAATCGGGATCGCGGCATCGCTCTGGCAGGCATCGAGCCCCGCCGTCATTGCCGCCTCCTTGCCGAAATTGCGCGACAGGTCGATGATCCGGATGCGCGGTTCGCCGTGCTGGGCCTTAGTCAGACGATCGAGGGTGCGGTCCCGGCTCCCATCGTTGATGAAGATGAATTCGAACAGGATACCATCGTCGCGCAAAGGATCCAGGGCTTCCTGGGCCGCTTCGAGAAACGGCGCTATGGCCGCCTCCTCGTTGTGGACCGGAATGATCAGACTGATCGTCGATACGGGCCTGCTCTCGATTGGGCGCTTCGGCATCGCGGTCCTCGCGGGTTCGATGCGGCAATCCTAGGCCGACCTCTTCACCCTTGCCCACTTATGCTTTTGATGGAACCGCCTGTATCTCCGATACGGTCAGCCTTACGCCTTTTGGGCAGGATGATGGCGCGGTTATCCGACGTGTATGGTCGTCTTGTGAAGATTTCGGCGGACTCCTCTGTCCGCGAAATCGTTCGCACTCCTGATTGGGCGGGGTCTGATGATTGAACTAGCTAGATCAGCGGCCGCAACTCGACGCGGATCCGGAACGGCGGCGCTTGTCGGACAGATCTGGCGCTTTGCAACCGTTGGCGTCCTTGCGACGGCCGCCCACCTGACCATCTATTCCGCACTGAGCGAACTTCTCGTTGTCGAGCCCCTGGCGGCCAACGCCATCGCCTTTGTCCTGGCATTCGGAATTTCTTTCACCGGACAAGCAGGATGGACCTTTCGGGACGATGCCGGCGGGCGTTGGCTCACATCCGCCCGCCTGACGCGTTTTCTGGCTGCAAGTGTCGCGGGGTTCGCCTTCAATACGTCGATCGTCTTCGTGATCGTCACGTGGCTGGATTATCCAGGCATCTATGCCCTGCCCTTCATGGCGACCCTGGTTCCGGCGGCGCTTTTTCTTCTCAACAAGTATTGGGTGTTCGGCAGCGCATCGGGCGCGGGCGAGCTGGTCCCGACCGGGCAGCCGCAAACCGGCAAGCCGGGGCATTTCGCAGTTTTGCAGGGAGATGCCTCCAGATCAAACGGAGAAGGCCGATGCTCCTAACCAGCTCTAGAGGACGCAAGCGCCTCGTCATAGCATCTCTCGGGTGCCTATTGTCCGGCGCCGCACTGTCGCAAGAAACCAAGCCGGTCTCCGATGCACGAAATTCCGCACAGGTTTTCTTCACCGGCCATAGCCTGATCGACAATCCCCTGCCCGACTGGGTGGAACTGATCGCCAAAAGCCAGGGCAAAACCATTGCCTGGGAGGAACAGATCGTCATCGGCTCGCCTCTGAGGGTCCGCACCCGCGGCGACGACGCCGAAAGCAGCGGCTGGGCCGGATATAAATACGGAAAGAACCGCAATGGCGACGAAATGAATGTCATCGAGGAGTTGCGTCACCCGACCCATGTCCGCACCGGACGGCCCTACGACACGCTTGTCGTGGCGGAAGGCCACGGCTCGATCGGCTCGGTCATATGGGAAAACGCGATTGGCTACCTGCGTCATTTTCACGACCGCCTTCTCGACGGCAATCCGAACGGCCGAACTCTCTATGTGCACACCTGGCTGGATGTCGACAAGGACAAGCCCGCACTGTGGCTGGAACACGAGACAAACGCGTCGGTTGTCTGGCAATGCATAGCGGAGAAAGCGAGGCTGACGCTGCAGGCCGAAAAACGCCCGGCCAATCTCTTTGTCGTGCCGGCCGGTACGGCGCTCGTGGAATTGGTGAAAAGGACCCTTGACGACAAGGTTGTCGGCCTGACCGGAAGCACCAGGCAGAAGCTGGATCGGATTTTCCGCGACAATGTGCATTTGACCGATATCGGCATCTATTTTGTGGCCGCAGTCCACTACGCATCGATCTATCATCAATCGCCCGAGGGCGCCGCGGCACCGCCGACCATACCCCGGGATCTTGCAAAGGAACTGCAGAGAATTGCCTGGACCGTGACTCGAGATTTTCTGAAGCAGGAAAGCCTGGACCCGCCGAGCATGGAAGAATGCCGGCACGTCATCGTCGAAAAGGTCTGCCGAAGCTACTGGACGCTTGCGGGCGAACCGAACGAAGTCGGTCGCTGCCAGAGCTATTTTGCCGAAATCCATCCGAAACCCGGAGACAACCCGTTTGTCTGGCCGGATCCCAATTGGAGGGCCCTGCCAAAGCCGTCGCCCTAGCTCCTTGTCATCCCCGATGATGGTATGCCCGGCGGGGCCTGACGATCCCGCATCCGACCGCCAGGACACACGAAGCCGATCTCACGGTCTCGACACACCGAACCCCTATCGGCATTGCCCTGACTGCCAGATTGGATGACGTACAGATTGAATTCGCAATTCGTTTCAGAACGCGCGCGCTGCGCCGTTCCTTGTCTCTCGCCAATGCAACGGCGTATGCACGACCACCAACGTCAAAGAACGATCCCTGCCGGGAAGTTCTTCAAGGTCAGGAGGCAGTACCGCGGCGACGCCCCTGTCAGCGTTGACGTGGTTTTTGGTAGTTTTCATTCAGCTGCGAACATTCGGATTTCGCAGCCGTGATATCTTGGGGATGGTCCGTCAGGTGAACGGCGGATCTAGTTAGCCGCTCCGTACGGGAAGAGGTCATTGAGCTTGTAGGCGACCTCTGTTCGATTGGTCGCTTTCAGCTTCTTCATGATATTGCGGATGTGGACCTTGACCGTGCTTTCCCGAAGATTGAGCTCGTAGGCGATGATCTTGTTGGCCTTGCCCCTGCGAAGCGCTTCGACCACCGCTTCCTGGCGCAGCGTGAACATCCCCGAGAGCGGCCGATGTTCTGCCGACGACGTCGCAGCGCTGACCAGATGCCTCATGGAGAGGACGCTGC
This region includes:
- a CDS encoding GtrA family protein, which translates into the protein MIELARSAAATRRGSGTAALVGQIWRFATVGVLATAAHLTIYSALSELLVVEPLAANAIAFVLAFGISFTGQAGWTFRDDAGGRWLTSARLTRFLAASVAGFAFNTSIVFVIVTWLDYPGIYALPFMATLVPAALFLLNKYWVFGSASGAGELVPTGQPQTGKPGHFAVLQGDASRSNGEGRCS
- a CDS encoding glycosyltransferase family 39 protein, whose translation is MSANMDAVRTAYQRAIKRKDAAADYEKSSPRGGKPSDVSGDTRRWGNVPIFLVALIAAGIALRILNLTLDASLWEDEVFSVALAESPLIDLLFAALRFDTHPPLYYVQLHMWAAFGDSDRWYILNSTLLSIAAVAAIYEACRRIYDRSVALWAAAIFAVMPLQLFFAENVRMYPMLAILEIALWYVLQTMARDRHASRGRLIAALCFGLAVTLTHGLGFFVTFFLFLHAAIRLRRAAPGRDLLFLVGIYVVVALAALYPLVIGAIRQTEGIAGFDLPTIGIHLTLTLLGLEFPWPTVAGFLMLPLVALLPLSESRARWPGGLLVLLPLAVLLAISLLFKPVFIYRTLGLFLPFLAISLALYADAVFKAHAIAQRVVVSAVVLLMLAGGLNYTLKFEKRGYREIIAAWEAQSPTDAVLMTNGPSEFWAVLRYLNNGEGRRSALEVQPPVRDGMLRIKQKLEGVGAASLGLFGRSNYAQVGNRRIYPYFAEDVASGLSAFWTLNPPKAGCALANAGIGADVSGYREDADISLSGHHLAECRNLRFGPKA
- a CDS encoding glycosyltransferase family 2 protein yields the protein MPKRPIESRPVSTISLIIPVHNEEAAIAPFLEAAQEALDPLRDDGILFEFIFINDGSRDRTLDRLTKAQHGEPRIRIIDLSRNFGKEAAMTAGLDACQSDAAIPIDVDLQDPPHVIPLLIAKWREGFDVVLAKRADRSSDGFLKRHTASMFYRLHNLIASQEIPSNVGDFRLVDRQVIDALRQLPERRRFMKGLFAWVGFKTTVVEYVREPRVAGQSKFSGWRLWNFALEGITSFSSVPLEIWTYVGASISLASFGYGLLTIFKTLYFGVEVPGYASLLVSMLFLGGIQLIGIGILGQYLGRVYAEIKQRPIYIVRQNLTTQAPQDNLVSIGPRVRRRRATT